The sequence CAGCTTCGCTGTCGCCTGTTCCAAGGATCCGCGACGCATTCCGTGCGGCTGAAGACATCCTTCGGGAGGCCAGTGATGAAAGGCTTGATGCGATATGCGGTCGTTTTGATTCTCGTGCTGTTCGGCGGGTGCCACTCCGCAACCAAGACGTCCGGCACCGCCGGCATGATGAATCAGAGCGCTGCAAATGGTCAGGCGATCGGCACGCCGTCGACCATGGCTGACGAGCTGAACAACCCCAACAGTCCGCTCGCGAAACGCAGCATCTATTTCGATTTCGACAGCTATGACGTAAAACCTGAATACCAGTCGCAGCTGCAGGCGCATGCGGATTATCTGCGCCTTCATCCGAGCCGGCACGTTCGGATTCAGGGGAACACCGACGAACGTGGCACAAGCGAGTACAACCTCGCATTGGGTGAACGCCGGTCGCAGGCCGTGCTTCGCACGCTGGAAACGCTCGGCGTACCTGACTCACAGATCGAGGCGGTCAGTTTCGGCAAGGAGAAGCCGGTTGCACTGGGCCATGACGAAGCGTCGTGGTCCCAGAATCGTCGCGCGGACATCGTTTATCGTTGAAACGTCGCTGTGGCGGGCCCCGCCCCCGCCACACATTTCAGGCGGGAACGGATCGTCATCGACGCCTTGATCACAAGCCCATGAAGTACGTCCGAACATCGATCTCGCCGGACCAGGACTGCACGTCGGAGAGCGCGTCGAACGCAATCGGCTTCCCCTAGTAGAGACAGCAATATCCATTCGCCGTTCGGTAGACGATGACCCACTCGCGATCGTCATTCGCATCATTGTCCAGATTGCCGGCCAACACTTCCTTCCATCGATCGAGATGCAAGGCGACCGCAAGCCGCCGACGCAGCACGACCCGTTCAACGCTCAGTTGCATGCGGAACCTCTTTTGCGGAATCCGGGTCGGCCATGCGCGTCGGCACGCGGCCATCATGATGCTGCGACCTCGACCGCCACCACCGAACCTCTCCACCCCGGTTCTCCGGAAAGATCCTGATGCTGCTCGCCACCGCATCCGCAATGTGCTCCTTCGCGATCACACCGGTGGCTTCCAGCATGCCATCCACATCGGGACGGGGCACGACCACCGCCATGGCCCCGGTTCCTGTCGAATGTGCGTGCTCCGCTTCAACCCAAGGGATCCTTCAACTGGTCTCGTTCATGCGCTCCATCATCTCCGACGTCTCCCCGGCATCGAGCGCGCTGCGCATGGCCAGTGCAAGCACAACCGCGCTCCAGATGGCGACCAGCAGAATGTCCCAGCCAAATCCGATCACGCCCAGGCCACCGCCGATTCCACCCAGCCAGGACAACAGCCACAGCCCGCCAAACCAGGGCAGCAACCATGCGATATGCTTCCAGCCGAAGTCTCGAGGGCTGCGGCGCGCGACGACGTGGTGGTGAAGCGCGTAGAGGACAAAGCCGATTGCGACAAGCGAGAACAGGAAGTTGTTGGTCTTGAAGCCGGTCCAGTAGATGACGAGATTGCTGCAGACGAATGCGATCGGCGCGATCAACCTGGCTCCGCTCATCCTGAACGGTCGGTGCAGTTCAGGCATGTTGCGTCGCAGAACCAGCAGCGCGATAGGCCCCAGCCCATACGTGAGAACGGTAATTGACGTGATATAGCTCACCATCTGCTGCCAGGCCGGAAACGGCAGCAGGAACAGCACACCGACTGCCCACATGATCAGTACGGCGACCCACGGAATCCTGTTGGCATTCAGCCGCGTCAGCATACGCGGGCCGGCATCCAGTTCACCCGCCGCGAACAGGATGCGCGAGCCGCCCGTGACATACATCAGTCCGGTTCCCCCGGGCGATACATACGCGTCGATGTAGAGCAGCGTTGCCATCCAGCCCATGCCGAGAGTTGCGGCGAGCCCGGCGAACGGCCCCATCTCGCCCTTGAAGCTGAGGTTGTTCCATCCATCGGCAAGGTCGGCCGGCGCGAGCGCATAGATGAACGCCACCTGAAGCAGGATGTAGATGACAGCGGCGAGAAGCACCGCGCCGATCACGGCCAGCGGGATGTTTCTATGCGGATTGGCGCTTTCGCCGCCGAGGTCGATCGCAGTCCGAAAGCCGAGATAGCTGAAGACGATGCCCGCGGCCGGCAGTGCGGTGAACATGCCCGACACATGGTAACTGTCGGGTGCGGCCTGCATCACACCCCAGTGCGTACTTGCCCCGAGCAGGCCGGCGATCGTCAGAAGCGGCACGAGCACTTTCCACCATGTAATGGTGGAGTTCACGCTCAGCAGCCAGCGGATCACCATCAGATTCAGCAGGGCCATGATGCCGAGCAGCCCGCCACAGGCCATGAAGCCGATCGCCGTCAACAGGCCTGCGCTTCCCGGCTGGATGAACCACGGGAGATAGTTGTTCGCGTAGGTGACGATCGCCTCCGCCTCGACTGCCGGGACCGGCACATAAGCGAGAAACAGAAGTCCGCACCAGATGCGCCCCAGTCCCGCGCCGTGGCTCGCGTGACTCATGTGCACGAGCGCGCCGCTGCGAGGAAACAGCGCAGCCAGTTCCGCGAAACAAAGTGCAATCAGCATGATGATGATCGCACCCAGGACCCAACTACCGATGCTTAGCGGCCCGGCGATCCGGGATGCGTGATAGGCGCCGAACAGCCAGCCGGAACCGACCATGCTGGTCGTGCTGGCGAACAGCAGCCCGATGATCCCGGCGTCACGCCGGAGCTTGCCTTCCAGATTGAGGCTCGAGGTCGTGCTCATTTCCCACTCCTTGCAAACGACCTCCCCCTGCTGCATGTGTGTTCGTTATCCCCCTCTGCCGGCCGCGACGGCGGCCGATTGCGTTCACCACTTTGTCACTCATACCGCGAACGTCGACGTCGCGGCGTTCAGTTCGTATCCGTGACGTCCTGGAACGCCCAGCCGAACGATTGAATTTCCGATTTGTGCAAAGCCGCGACCTTGCGCAAACAATCCGCCCCTTTTTGCGTCAGATGGATCTCCACCTGCCTTCGATCATGCTGGCTCGTCTGGCGCCTGACGAGCCCGGCCGCTTCGCAGCGCGTGACCAGCGCCACCGTGCCATGCGACGATGCCTGTAGCCGCTCGGCAATCTCGCCCACGGTCGCCCATGATCGGTCAGGAAATGCACAGGTGTGCAACATCAACATGTACTGCAACGGTGTCAGCCCCTCGGTACGCAGCATCTCCTCGGAGAAACGCAGAAAGCGCCTCAGCCGATAACGGAATTCGGACAACTGCTCGAGGTCGTGC comes from Burkholderia pyrrocinia and encodes:
- the pal gene encoding peptidoglycan-associated lipoprotein Pal encodes the protein MKGLMRYAVVLILVLFGGCHSATKTSGTAGMMNQSAANGQAIGTPSTMADELNNPNSPLAKRSIYFDFDSYDVKPEYQSQLQAHADYLRLHPSRHVRIQGNTDERGTSEYNLALGERRSQAVLRTLETLGVPDSQIEAVSFGKEKPVALGHDEASWSQNRRADIVYR
- a CDS encoding MarR family winged helix-turn-helix transcriptional regulator, which translates into the protein MAASNRRAGGAATKHDLEQLSEFRYRLRRFLRFSEEMLRTEGLTPLQYMLMLHTCAFPDRSWATVGEIAERLQASSHGTVALVTRCEAAGLVRRQTSQHDRRQVEIHLTQKGADCLRKVAALHKSEIQSFGWAFQDVTDTN
- a CDS encoding APC family permease codes for the protein MSTTSSLNLEGKLRRDAGIIGLLFASTTSMVGSGWLFGAYHASRIAGPLSIGSWVLGAIIIMLIALCFAELAALFPRSGALVHMSHASHGAGLGRIWCGLLFLAYVPVPAVEAEAIVTYANNYLPWFIQPGSAGLLTAIGFMACGGLLGIMALLNLMVIRWLLSVNSTITWWKVLVPLLTIAGLLGASTHWGVMQAAPDSYHVSGMFTALPAAGIVFSYLGFRTAIDLGGESANPHRNIPLAVIGAVLLAAVIYILLQVAFIYALAPADLADGWNNLSFKGEMGPFAGLAATLGMGWMATLLYIDAYVSPGGTGLMYVTGGSRILFAAGELDAGPRMLTRLNANRIPWVAVLIMWAVGVLFLLPFPAWQQMVSYITSITVLTYGLGPIALLVLRRNMPELHRPFRMSGARLIAPIAFVCSNLVIYWTGFKTNNFLFSLVAIGFVLYALHHHVVARRSPRDFGWKHIAWLLPWFGGLWLLSWLGGIGGGLGVIGFGWDILLVAIWSAVVLALAMRSALDAGETSEMMERMNETS